In Capricornis sumatraensis isolate serow.1 chromosome 16, serow.2, whole genome shotgun sequence, a genomic segment contains:
- the LOC138092254 gene encoding olfactory receptor 4P4-like — translation MKYTNNITEFILLGLSQSMKIKHVCFLLFLFCYIAIWMGNLLVMISITCSQLKDQPMYFFLNYLALSDLCSTSTVTPKLVTDLLAESSTISYTGCMAQLFTMHFFGGIEICILTVMAYDRYVAVCRPLYYTIIMSRHRRYAMISACCAGAFLHSFVQGLLTINLPFCGPNEIDHYFCDVYPLLKLACTDTYVVGILVVANAGMMGLVIFVVVMLSYILILYTIKAYPAETRYKALSTCSSHITVVVLFFVPILFTYIRPATTFPEDKVFALFYTIIAPMFNPLIYTLRNAEMKSALRRVWCQKLLLIARQII, via the coding sequence ATGAAATATACCAATAACATCACTGAATTCATTCTCTTGGGACTTTCCCAGAGCATGAAAATCAAACACGTGTGCTTCCTACTATTCTTATTTTGTTACATAGCTATTTGGATGGGAAACTTGCTCGTCATGATCTCTATCACATGCAGTCAGCTAAAGGATCAacccatgtatttcttccttaATTACCTTGCTCTATCAGATCTGTGTTCCACCTCAACAGTGACACCCAAGTTAGTCACTGACTTGCTGGCAGAAAGTAGCACAATTTCATACACTGGCTGCATGGCACAGCTCTTTACCATGCACTTCTTTGGGGGCATTGAAATCTGTATCCTCaccgtgatggcctatgaccgctatgtggccgTCTGCAGGCCCCTGTACTACACCATCATCATGAGCAGGCACAGACGCTATGCCATGATCAGCGCTTGCTGTGCTGGGGCATTTCTGCACTCCTTTGTCCAGGGTCTCCTCACAATTAACCTACCATTCTGTGGCCCCAATGAAATAGATCACTATTTCTGTGACGTGTATCCTTTGCTGAAACTGGCCTGCACAGACACCTACGTAGTTGGGATCCTAGTGGTGGCCAACGCAGGCATGATGGGGTTGGTGATCTTTGTGGTCGTGATGCTGTCCTACATTTTGATATTATACACCATCAAGGCTTACCCTGCAGAAACCCGGTACAAAGCTCTTTCCACTTGTAGTTCCCACATCACAGTTGTGGTTCTGTTCTTTGTGCCTATTCTCTTCACTTACATTAGACCAGCCACAACATTTCCCGAAGACAAGGTGTTTGCTCTCTTTTACACCATCATTGCCCCCATGTTCAACCCTCTGATTTACACTCTCAGAAATGCAGAGATGAAGAGTGCCTTGAGGAGGGTGTGGTGCCAGAAGCTACTTTTGATTGCAAGGCAAATCATCTGA